Below is a window of bacterium DNA.
GGTACCCAACAAGGCGGTCCGATTCCCTTGAAAAATCGCCCCGGCCAATATAAAACCGACAACTCCGGTCAAATGGTCATTACGAAACTTACGGAAGGAAACCTCAAGCGAATCGCAGAGCAAACTAATGGGCAGTATTTGCGATGGAGGGGTGACGATGGCGATATCAATACCGTGTTTAATGGAATCACACAGTTAGACCGCCGGAAAGTTGGTGAAAAAGTCGTAACTGAGTATGTAAGCCGTGGGCTTTGGTTTGTTGCTATCGGTCTGCTTTTGCTATTGTTGGAACGCGTGTTACCCTTAGGAAGGAAGTATTCCTTGGAGCAATGGAGACAATTGTTAACGGGTAAAACCAAAGCGGGTTGGTGGAGTGAATCGCAACCATGAAGCGTAACATTCAAAGAATCTTCATCTTGAGTTTATTGTGTCTCCCACTAACTGGGGCATTTGCCGCGAGTGGTCGAAAATTAGTGAAAGATGCGAATAAACTTTATCAGAGCGATGATAGTGCAAAAGTTGCCGAAGCACTTGAAAAATACATGCAAGCAAGGGAATCCCGCAAGGATCGGTTTGAGATCCCCTTTAATATCGGCAAAACCTACTCCAAGTTAGGTCATGAGACGGAAGCTCAAACTTGGCTCGAAGAAGCAGCTCGGAGCACGGACAAAAAAGTGAAAGCCGACGCTAACTACCAGCTTGGTAACAACCAGTTTCGAAAGAAGAAATGGGATGAGGCAATCCGGTATTACACCGATGCATTGCGAAGCAATCCATCCGATTAAGCTGCCCGGAAAAATCTTGAGTTAGAGCTTTGGCAAAAAAGAGTACAGCCGCCGGATTCCTCGAAGAACGACCAAAAT
It encodes the following:
- a CDS encoding tetratricopeptide repeat protein, translated to MKRNIQRIFILSLLCLPLTGAFAASGRKLVKDANKLYQSDDSAKVAEALEKYMQARESRKDRFEIPFNIGKTYSKLGHETEAQTWLEEAARSTDKKVKADANYQLGNNQFRKKKWDEAIRYYTDALRSNPSD